The genomic interval CGACGGCTTCGAGCCCGGCCTCGGCGAGCGCCGCGGCCCGCTCGGCCGGCGCGTCCGGGAGGAAGCCCTCCGGGCCGAACTCGGTGGCGGTGATCCCGAGCGAGACCATCTCGGAGAGCACGCGCTCCCGGTCGAGCTGCAGGCCCCATTCGGGGACCTCGATGACGCCCCAGCTGATCGGGGCGGAGGCGATGCGCGGGGTCATATGAACTCCTTCGTTCGGGGTCGGGCCGGGGGTGCCGGCCGGGGGGCTGGGGTGGTCCGTACGCTCAGGATCGGATCGCCGCGGTCGTGCCGGCGACGGGGGCGCTCGCCTCCCACGCCCGCGACTCGGCGGAGCGCTCGGCGGCGGTGACGACCTGGGCGGCGGAGAGCGCGTCCTGGATGTTCGAGTTCAGGGACTCGCGGCCGAGCACGGCCTGCAGGAACTTCTTGGCCTCGATCACCTTGAGGTCGTCGTAGCCCATCGAGGTGCCCGCCCCCGGCTGGAAGCGGCCGAAGTCCCCCATGCCCGGGCGGGCCATGATGCGGGTGTAGCCCTGATCCTCGGCGCCGAGACCGCCCGAGAGGTGCAGCTCGTTGAGCCGTTCGAAGTCCCAGTGGGCCGAGCCCGCCGTGCCGTAGACCTCGATGCCGTAGCTGGCGCGCGGGCCGACCGCGACGCGCGAGGCCTCGAGGGTGCCGACGGCGCCCGCGGCCGTCGCATCGTCCGCGAGGCGCACGAGCATGCCGGCGTAGTCCTCGTTCTCCACCGGCTTCATCTCGCCGTCCTCGATGACGGCGAAGTGCGTCCCGGTGCCCATGGGGAGCTCGGGGCGCTCCGTGTAGACGGTGGAGGCGACGGCGCTGACCTCGGCGATCGGGCCGAGCGCGTACTGCACGAGGTCCACGAGGTGCCCCATGAGGTCCCCGAGCACGCCGTTGCCGGCGAGCCCGCGGACGAAGCGCCAGGAGAGGGCGCCGCGGGGGTCGGCCGAGTAGTCGGCGAACATCTGGCCGCGCACGTTCGTGATGCGGCCGAGACGGCCGGAGGCGACGAGTTCGCGGAGGTACTCGACGGCGGGCGCGTGCCGGTAGTTGAAGCCGATCGAGCTGACGACGCCGGCCTCGGCCGCAGCCTCGGCGACCGCGCGCGTCTCGTCCTCGCCGCGGCCGACGGGCTTCTCGATCCAGAAGTGCTTGCCGGCCCGCGCGGCGGCGATCCCGATCTCGGCGTGCAGGAAGTTCGGGGCGCAGATGGAGACCACGTCGACCTCGGGATCGGCGAGCACCTCGTGGTAGTCGGCGGAGGCGCGCGCGTAGCCGAGCACCTGCACCGCCTCCTCCGCGCGTGCGGGGGCCGGATCGGCGGCGTGGACGAGGCGGGGGCGGATGCCGAGGTCGGCGTAGGCGTAGCGCAGGTTCGCGTACGCGCGGCTGTGCAGCTGGCCCATCCATCCGACGCTGATGAGGCCGACTCCGAT from Leucobacter allii carries:
- a CDS encoding Gfo/Idh/MocA family protein, with translation MRTLADGTTEIGVGLISVGWMGQLHSRAYANLRYAYADLGIRPRLVHAADPAPARAEEAVQVLGYARASADYHEVLADPEVDVVSICAPNFLHAEIGIAAARAGKHFWIEKPVGRGEDETRAVAEAAAEAGVVSSIGFNYRHAPAVEYLRELVASGRLGRITNVRGQMFADYSADPRGALSWRFVRGLAGNGVLGDLMGHLVDLVQYALGPIAEVSAVASTVYTERPELPMGTGTHFAVIEDGEMKPVENEDYAGMLVRLADDATAAGAVGTLEASRVAVGPRASYGIEVYGTAGSAHWDFERLNELHLSGGLGAEDQGYTRIMARPGMGDFGRFQPGAGTSMGYDDLKVIEAKKFLQAVLGRESLNSNIQDALSAAQVVTAAERSAESRAWEASAPVAGTTAAIRS